The sequence below is a genomic window from Pseudomonas cannabina.
CGCCATATTTCGGTTTCGAAATCCCGGACGAGCCGGGCAAGTATTTCTATGTGTGGCTCGATGCACCTATCGGCTACATGGCCAGTTTCAAGAACCTGTGCGCACGTCGTCCGGATCTGGACTTCGATGCGTATTGGGGCAAAGACGCGACCACCGAGCTGTATCACTTCATCGGCAAGGACATCGTCAATTTCCACGCCCTGTTCTGGCCTGCCATGCTGGAGGGCGCAGGCTTGCGCAAACCGACCGGCATCAATGTGCATGGCTACCTGACCGTCAACGGCCAGAAGATGTCGAAATCGCGCGGCACCTTCATCAAGGCACGCACCTACCTCGATCACCTGCCGCCGGAATACCTGCGCTACTACTACGCGTCGAAACTGGGCCGTGGCGTAGACGATCTGGACCTGAATCTCGAAGACTTCGTCCAAAAGGTCAACTCCGACCTGATCGGCAAGGTCGTGAACATTGCCAGCCGTTGCGCCGGATTCATCCACAAAGGCAATGCCGGCATGATGGTCGAAGCCAACGCTGCGCCTGAACTGACGGACGCATCCCTGGCTGCCGCGCCAAGCATTGCCGACGCCTATGAAGCCCGCGACTTCGCCCGTGCCATGCGTGAAACCATGGCGCTGGCCGACCGCGCCAACGCCTATATCGCCGAAAAAGCGCCTTGGGCACTGGCCAAACAGGAAGGCAAGCAGGACGAAGTCCAGGCCGTCTGTGCGCTGGGCATCAACCTGTTCCGCCAACTGGTCATTTTCCTCAAGCCGGTATTGCCGAACCTCGCCGCTGATGCCGAGAAATTCCTCAACGTCGCGCCACTGACCTGGGATGATCACAAGACGCTGCTGGTCAATCATCAGCTCAACCCGTTCTCGGCGCTGATGACCCGCATCGACCCGCTCAAGGTAGAGGCCATGGCCACAGCATCGAAGGAAGACCTGACGGCCACTGATACCGGCGCTGACGCTGCACCGGTCGGCAATGGCGAGCTGGCCAAAGACCCGCTGTCTGCGGAAATCGATTTCGATACCTTTGCCGCGGTCGATCTGCGTGTGGCCCTGATTCTCAAGGCCGAGCACGTGGAAGGCGCCGACAAGCTGTTGCGCCTGACCCTGGATATCGGAGACGAGCAGCGCAACGTCTTTTCCGGCATCAAAAGTGCCTACCCGAACCCGGCCGAACTGGAAGGCCGTTTGACGATGATGATCGCCAACCTCAAGCCACGCAAAATGCGCTTCGGTATCTCGCAAGGCATGGTGATGGCGGCGGGCCCGGGCGGTGAAGAAATCTATCTGCTCAGCCCGGACAGCGGTGCCAGGCCAGGCCAGCGGATCAAGTAATACCTGCGGGGCCCGGTATTCGCTCGACAGCGGATACCGGGCCTTCGTGTGTTCGCAAGACTCCTCTGCGGCCGGTAATATGGGTCGCCATAAAAACCGGACTGTCCGTTCGCCATCCAAAAGATCATGACTGACTTGATTCGTTTACTCCCGAGCGTGGAGCTGGTCCAGCGTATCGACGCGCTTCTGCCGCAGACTCAATGCGGCAAGTGTGGCCATTCCGGCTGCCGGCCTTACGCCGACGGCATTGCGGGTGGTGAAGCCATCAATAAATGCCCGCCGGGCGGTGACGAAACCATTGCTCAGTTGGCCGATCTGCTGGCTGTGCCCAGGCTGGCGCTGGACACCGAACGCGGCGCAGCCCCCGCGCAGGTCGCTTTTATCCGTGAAGCCGAGTGCATCGGCTGCACCAAATGCATCCAGGCCTGCCCGGTGGATGCGATTGTCGGCGCAGCCAAGCTGATGCACACCGTGATCATTGATGAATGCACAGGTTGCGATCTGTGTATCGCGCCCTGCCCGGTCGATTGCATCGACATGCATCCGCTGCCGCTGGCGACCGTCACCCCGATAGTCGGCGGTCTGGCGCCTACCCCGGAGCTGCAACAGGCACGTCTGAAAAAACGGACCCATGCCCGCCTGCGTTTCGAATCACGCAATGCACGCCTGCACCGTGAACAGCAGGCACGCGTGGCAGAGCGACTTGCGCGCAGCAAGAGAGCTGAATCCATCCGTGACACCGTCGTAGGCTCAACGGTAAAACGTGTTCAGGCCAATAAACCTGCCACACCAGAAGACGCCTTGAAAAAAGCCAAAATCGCCTTGGCCATGAGCCGGGCGCAATTGAACAAGTCACTCAAGGCGTTCGGCCATCCCCCGGTTGCAGAGCAGGCAGCCAGGCTTGTGGAGTTACAGCGCGAGTACGAAGCAGCCGAGCAGGCGCTCGAAGCACTGCTGACGGCTTCTTCCCCGACCGATACTCAGGAAACGTTCTGTTCATGAATGCTGCAAAACGTCAGGAAATCTTTCGCAGGCTGCACGAGGACAATCCGGACCCCAAGACCGAACTGGCCTACACAACACCTTTCGAATTGCTGATTGCCGTGATTCTTTCCGCTCAGGCCACCGACGTCAGCGTCAACAAGGCAACCGCCAGACTCTATCCGGTCGCCAACACGCCGCAGGCGATTTACGACCTGGGCGTTGAAGGGTTGTCCGAGTACATCAAGACGATTGGCCTTTACAACAGCAAGGCCAAAAATGTGATCGAAACCTGTCGCATGCTGGTGGAATTGCACAACAGCGAAGTGCCTCAGACCCGGGAAGCCCTCGAAGCGTTGCCGGGCGTCGGGCGCAAGACTGCCAACGTAGTGCTCAATACCGCGTTCCGGCAGGTTGCGATGGCTGTCGACACGCACATTTTTCGTGTCAGCAATCGCACCGGCATCGCACCCGGAAAGAATGTGGTGGACGTCGAGAAGCAACTGATGAAGTTTGTGCCCAAAAACTACCTGCTCGATGCCCACCACTGGTTGATCCTGCATGGGCGCTACGTCTGCCAGGCTCGCAAACCGCGCTGCGGCAGTTGCCGTATCGAGGACTTGTGCGATTACAAGAACAAAACCTCCGACGATTGAGCCAGGCGGGCATTTACTTGGGGTTCGATTGAAAAAATCTTTTTTACCCGCTTGTGGATTGTCGATATAAGGTGCGCCAGAGAGCCCACGCCTTGGAGTCGACTTCATGAGTACTGGCAAAGAACAACTGGATGTTGATGACGAGCTTGTTGTCGTTGATGCGGACGAGAGCGAACAGGTGATCGTCGAACCCGCGAAGACCAATCTGAGCAAACGGCGCACCATCGACAACCTGCTTGAAGAACGGCGCTTGCAGAAGCAACTGGCCGACTACGATTTCGATCTCTGACCGGAGTGCTGGAAGCCTCTGAAAAGAGGCTTCCATGACACGGAACCCGGTGTATCGTCGACCTGGCCTGATCCGAACTCACTGATCAGCGGATTCAGACCAGACCGTTGCGTTGAGCCAGCTCGATCAGATCAACCAGCGAATGAGCATTCAGCTTGAGCAGCAGACGTGTCTTGTAGGTACTCACGGTTTTGTTGCTGAGAAACATGCCGTCAGCGATTTCTTTGTTGGTCTTGCCTCTGGCCAGTTGCTGCAGAACCATCATTTCCCGGCCGGAAAGACGGTCGACCATATCTGACTCGCTCGCATTTCCCATGCCTGACCGGACGGTATGCAGAGCCTGGTTGGGGAAGTAGCTGTATCCCGACAGTACAGCCTTGATAGCACTGAGTAATTCGGTAAGGTCCTGCTGCTTGCAGACATAACCGGCAGCCCCCGCCTGCATGCAGCGCATCGAGAAGTGACCAGGGGCCTGAGACGTCAGGATCAGAACCTTGAATGGCAGTGTCATTGCCGCCAACCGGGCAATGACTTCGAGTCCGTCGAGCTTGGGAATACCGATGTCGAGAATGACGATATCGGGCAGGTGCTCACGTGCCAGCTGCAACGCATCCACACCGTTGTCAGTCTCCGCAATGACCTCATAGCCATGACGCTCCATCAGCATGCGCACAGCAAGGCGAATGACGGGATGATCATCCACGATCAGCACTTTATTTATGGGCAGTCCATTTTTCGCTTTTCGAATTTTCAGAGCCAGCACAATAACTTAGTCGTTTACTGCTTTGCATGGCGCTCACCCCTTAGGACTGACAGCCAAAGACCATTCCTACAATTACAGCAGAAACTTCCTACAAAACTCGGCACGAACGCATACTTTTTATTAATTTTCATAGAGCCTTCCTTTTCGGAATCCGATGAATTGTTGCTGCCGGGGTCGCTGACGTTAAGCATCGCGACTCCAGTAGATCATTTTTTTGTAACACGATCAGACCTATCACTTCGTGTTCAGGCTGATCACGCTATCGCTCTTGAAACCTCTCTGGCCCTTGTTGTACTGATGACCTGTTGCAGCGATAAAGTGGCATATAGCCAGCGATACTGAGCTTCCGCTATTCACTTGAAGCACCATTAAATGAATACAGCGCGTGGACGAGCCGTCATCTGCAAATGATGCTTCTGCCTACCAAAACCGATGCCCGCTTACCCATGCCTTCAACGACAGCAGCCTCTGTCTTTCTGTTCGCCTCCGACAACTGCACTCTTAATACGTAATTGGTGATGAAAAATTACACATTTATTGTTGAATTTTGCACATATATTTATATAAGGATGCTTCTTACATGCTGATCGGAAAAATCCCACAACAGCGTCGCCCAAACAGAGGACTTTAAAATCACCGCACTCAAGGCTGGCACATTGACACCCCTCATCGATCGAACTCCTTGATACGCACATTCACGAATTCTTACAGAGACAATGGCATCACCCTACACTACTCAGGTTCATTAATGGCTAAATCGACAAACAGCTAATACCAGATTTTATGTCAGTTCCATACTTGATGTATCGAACAGGAAACGTACTACGCAGATCCAGGACCTGAAATCGAAATCTGTATGACACTATAAATAGGCATTACTCGATTCATGTACCACGCTGCCTTTTTTACTTGCAAAACTTATTACCAGTCGTTACTTTTTTAACATAAAGCCACTAACAACCGCCCTTTAACATGTGGCGCCCTATGAATAACTCAAACAAACAGTGACTGTTGCACCTGTCATAAGCTCAACTGCCTGGCAGGAAGTCATGTATGCATTCTAAACGTCGGACGGATTTCGACGAACACGCGCATGACCGATCAAGCCCGCCTGAGCGCGCAACGGGGTGCCTGACAACCCCTTTGAAGGGTCATGTGTATAACCATGTTCAAAAAGGGATATACCATGAACAACAAATACGCTCGTTCACGCGAGCCTGCCTCTCTGGATCTGGTCACGGCGGTGCAAACGTTTGTTGCCGAAGGCGGCGTTATCACCGTCATCGCCGATGGCGAAACAGCAGGATCATCGGCAGCTTCCTCAGCTCATACATCTGCAACCCCTGACACCCACCTTGAACACAGGGCCAAGGTGGAACTGCTCAGGTGCCTGGCGGCCAAGGGGGCTGGTTTCACCGCGTTGCAGTACTCATTAAGAATGAACAGGAAGGACATTCGCCAGCTGGCGACCGAGAACGACGTGAGGATCAGCTTCAGCCAGCCTGTTCGTGCGCTGAGGAGGGAGGCACGGGATGATCCCGTCGACGTCGACGACGTGGTTGCCGGCCACGCTCTGCACTACTCAAGCCTGGGTTACACAGCGTCGGAGATTGCACAGGTGCTTGACCTGACACTCGGGCAGGTGTGGGACATTGGTAAAGCCTATCGAATCGAATTCCGACATCGGCGCGACAGCGACACACCCTGACACTGCGTACACGCTGGTTACAGAAGTCCGACTCGGTGTCTGCCTGGTCTCCTGCCAATCATTAGCACGGTGTACACGCATTCCGGAATGCCCGACAAGGGACTGCCTGCAACTGTCGGGAGCGTTGACATAGCCTGAAGGAAATAAAAGCGTTTGTATGCGTACTTACAGGGCGCTGTAAGAAACCACTAACTGTTTAACAGCATTCAAGGGTGACAGCATTGCCGCACAACGACTTATACCGCATGCGTGAAGGCAATGAGTTGATAAGACAGGGGAAGAACATGTGTTAGCCAGGGCTGCCCTGCAAAGGGCTACCCTGACAGACGGGTACGCAATCAGAACAGTTTGCGGCCCTTGTTTGCGGCGATCCGCATACGCAAGGCATTGAGCTTGATAAAGCCCGCTGCGTCGGCCTGGTCGTAGGCACCTGCGTCATCTTCAAAGGTTGCGATATTGGCATCGAACAACGAATCATCGGACTTGCGGCCCGTCACGATCACGTTGCCTTTATACAGCTTCAGACGCACAACGCCGTTTACATGGGCCTGAGAGGCGTCGATCATCTGTTGCAGCATCAGACGCTCAGGGCTCCACCAGTATCCGGTATAGATCAGACTGGCGTATTTCGCCATCAGCTCATCCTTGAGGTGAGCCACTTCGCGGTCCAGCGTGATGGACTCGATGGCACGGTGAGCACGCAACATGATGGTGCCACCCGGGGTTTCGTAGCAGCCACGGGACTTCATGCCCACATAGCGGTTTTCCACGATATCCAGACGACCGATGCCGTTTTCACCGCCAATGCGGTTCAGGGTGGCCAATACCGTGGCAGGAGTCATCTCGACGCCATCCAGAGCGACGATATCGCCATTGCGGTAGGTCAGTTCGAGATAAGTCGCAACGTTTGGCGCGT
It includes:
- the metG gene encoding methionine--tRNA ligase, encoding MSEPRKILVTSALPYANGPVHLGHMLEYIQTDMWVRFQKHRGNQCIYVCADDAHGSAIMLRAEKEGITPEQLIDNVKAEHSADFAGFLVDFDNFHSTHSDENRELSSMIYKRLRDAGHIATRSVTQYFDPEKNMFLADRFIKGTCPKCAAEDQYGDNCEKCGATYAPTDLKDPKSAISGATPVLKDSKHFFFDLPAFDTMLKSWTRSGTLQDAVANKIAEWLDSGLQQWDISRDAPYFGFEIPDEPGKYFYVWLDAPIGYMASFKNLCARRPDLDFDAYWGKDATTELYHFIGKDIVNFHALFWPAMLEGAGLRKPTGINVHGYLTVNGQKMSKSRGTFIKARTYLDHLPPEYLRYYYASKLGRGVDDLDLNLEDFVQKVNSDLIGKVVNIASRCAGFIHKGNAGMMVEANAAPELTDASLAAAPSIADAYEARDFARAMRETMALADRANAYIAEKAPWALAKQEGKQDEVQAVCALGINLFRQLVIFLKPVLPNLAADAEKFLNVAPLTWDDHKTLLVNHQLNPFSALMTRIDPLKVEAMATASKEDLTATDTGADAAPVGNGELAKDPLSAEIDFDTFAAVDLRVALILKAEHVEGADKLLRLTLDIGDEQRNVFSGIKSAYPNPAELEGRLTMMIANLKPRKMRFGISQGMVMAAGPGGEEIYLLSPDSGARPGQRIK
- the rsxB gene encoding electron transport complex subunit RsxB, with product MTDLIRLLPSVELVQRIDALLPQTQCGKCGHSGCRPYADGIAGGEAINKCPPGGDETIAQLADLLAVPRLALDTERGAAPAQVAFIREAECIGCTKCIQACPVDAIVGAAKLMHTVIIDECTGCDLCIAPCPVDCIDMHPLPLATVTPIVGGLAPTPELQQARLKKRTHARLRFESRNARLHREQQARVAERLARSKRAESIRDTVVGSTVKRVQANKPATPEDALKKAKIALAMSRAQLNKSLKAFGHPPVAEQAARLVELQREYEAAEQALEALLTASSPTDTQETFCS
- the nth gene encoding endonuclease III, with the protein product MNAAKRQEIFRRLHEDNPDPKTELAYTTPFELLIAVILSAQATDVSVNKATARLYPVANTPQAIYDLGVEGLSEYIKTIGLYNSKAKNVIETCRMLVELHNSEVPQTREALEALPGVGRKTANVVLNTAFRQVAMAVDTHIFRVSNRTGIAPGKNVVDVEKQLMKFVPKNYLLDAHHWLILHGRYVCQARKPRCGSCRIEDLCDYKNKTSDD
- a CDS encoding PA3496 family putative envelope integrity protein, whose amino-acid sequence is MSTGKEQLDVDDELVVVDADESEQVIVEPAKTNLSKRRTIDNLLEERRLQKQLADYDFDL
- a CDS encoding response regulator transcription factor; translation: MNKVLIVDDHPVIRLAVRMLMERHGYEVIAETDNGVDALQLAREHLPDIVILDIGIPKLDGLEVIARLAAMTLPFKVLILTSQAPGHFSMRCMQAGAAGYVCKQQDLTELLSAIKAVLSGYSYFPNQALHTVRSGMGNASESDMVDRLSGREMMVLQQLARGKTNKEIADGMFLSNKTVSTYKTRLLLKLNAHSLVDLIELAQRNGLV